The Vitis riparia cultivar Riparia Gloire de Montpellier isolate 1030 chromosome 3, EGFV_Vit.rip_1.0, whole genome shotgun sequence genome includes a region encoding these proteins:
- the LOC117911333 gene encoding probable protein phosphatase 2C 28 isoform X2 has translation MKITHQPSQPGFLDTIKWFTSEQQSMSTDVIRKAFQATEEGFISLVARQWSIRPQLAAVGSCCLVGVICGGNLYIANLGDSRAVLGRLVKATGDVLAIQLSAEHNACIESVRQELHSLHPDDNQIVVLKHNVWRVRGLIQITRSIGDVYLKRAEFNREPLIAKFRLREPFRMPILSSDPAISVHPLQPHDQFVIFASDGLWEHLSNQEAVDIVQNHPRNGSAKRLVKAALQEAAKKREMRYSDLKKIDRGVRRHFHDDITVIVVFLDSNLVSRASSVKCSNISVRGGGINLPANTLAPFATPTEAGST, from the exons atgaaaatcacaCATCAACCAAGCCAACCAGGCTTCCTGGATACAATTAAAT GGTTTACTTCAGAGCAGCAATCCATGTCAACGGATGTAATACGCAAGGCTTTTCAAGCAACAGAAGAGGGGTTTATCTCTCTTGTTGCTAGACAGTGGTCCATCAGACCACAGCTTGCAGCAGTCGGATCATGCTGCCTGGTTGGTGTTATTTGTGGTGGGAATCTTTACATCGCCAACCTTGGCGATTCCCGTGCGGTTTTGGGGAGACTTGTGAAGGCAACTGGGGATGTTCTAGCCATTCAGCTGTCAGCTGAGCACAATGCTTGTATAGAGTCTGTTAGACAGGAGCTGCATTCTCTGCATCCGGACGACAATCAAATTGTAGTTTTAAAGCATAATGTATGGCGTGTAAGGGGCCTTATACAG ATTACTAGGTCTATTGGTGATGTATATTTAAAAAGGGCTGAGTTCAACAGGGAGCCTTTAATTGCCAAGTTTCGCCTTCGTGAACCATTCAGAATGCCAATATTGAGCTCAGACCCAGCAATTTCAGTGCACCCACTCCAGCCACACGATCAGTTTGTTATATTTGCATCTGATGGGCTCTGGGAGCACCTTAGCAATCAGGAGGCAGTAGATATTGTTCAAAATCACCCTCGCAAT GGAAGTGCAAAGAGGCTGGTGAAAGCTGCTTTACAAGAAGCagcaaaaaagagagaaatgagGTATTCAGACCTGAAGAAGATTGACCGAGGGGTTCGTCGGCATTTCCATGATGACATCACAGTGATTGTTGTGTTTCTTGACTCAAATCTCGTGAGCAGGGCTAGCTCAGTCAAATGCTCTAATATCTCTGTGAGAGGAGGTGGGATCAACCTGCCTGCCAATACTCTTGCCCCTTTCGCTACCCCCACTGAAGCTGGCTCTACCTGA
- the LOC117911431 gene encoding protein ALTERED PHOSPHATE STARVATION RESPONSE 1-like, giving the protein MGCVASKLEEEEVVSICRERKRFLKLAVERRYLLADAHCRYYQALYAVAAAIKLFVARHSSPSSPFLITFPPPSPPSPPIQNVISNPMFLQQEPSESTQEAIACDSVDSSTPSDSSEEEEEEEEEKQQDTKREEQVCGYFYMQMPPSTPSPQKEFGWDFFNPFDGVRPEVISGYSRFSEDDLRAVREEEGIPELEDEGDRGEEENNVVVRAEEKGNGENEKESGVEVVGTVIDANVGQEEQKGLTVIDTPARGRELLDALKDIEDHFIRAYDSGKDVSRMLEASRVHMLSGLEEIKGNSTKLIQAITWHRSSSRSSSCKSLVASSSKSSSTWTEYKNDLFDDCGGMNSGSHSLTLGRLYAWEKKLYDEVKAGDSTRKIYERKCSQLRNKDVRGDDELSVDKTRAAVKDLYARILVAIRSAESISKRIQKLRDEELQPQIMELLKGLMQTWKIMLESHQTQNQILFEVKSFTCPSYGKFCNESHRLATLQLEAELLNWRACFGEYIMAQKAYIEALHGWLSKFVVPEVEFCSRGRRSAPPCQANGPPLLITCHDWLSSLQKLPDETVSRAMKSFGKDIKALWAHQGEEQQQKRKVDGLAKELDRRILAFQKAENRVLEFKLSEQKPEPDGQHQDEHLTEKRDLLDMFRRKLDVEKEKHHNCMQETQRVTLNGIQTGFSSVFESLTEFCKASLKMYNDLVNYSENAEKAGNPSYIEGGSQVEEEDGSR; this is encoded by the exons ATGGGATGTGTTGCCTCCAAGCTAGAGGAAGAAGAAGTGGTATCTATTTGCAGAGAGAGAAAAAGGTTCTTGAAGTTAGCTGTGGAGAGAAGATATCTTCTCGCAGATGCACATTGTAGGTACTATCAAGCCCTCTATGCAGTAGCAGCAGCCATAAAACTTTTTGTAGCTCGCCATTCTTCCCCTTCTTCACCATTTCTCATCACCTTCCCTCCACCTAGTCCACCATCTCCACCCATCCAAAATGTTATCTCCAACCCAATGTTCCTCCAACAGGAGCCATCTGAGTCAACCCAAGAAGCCATTGCTTGTGATTCAGTTGATTCTTCAACACCCTCAGACTCttctgaagaagaagaagaagaagaagaagagaaacaaCAGGACACAAAGAGAGAAGAACAAGTTTGTGGGTACTTTTATATGCAAATGCCACCTTCAACGCCATCACCACAGAAGGAGTTTGGGTGGGATTTCTTCAATCCATTTGATGGGGTAAGACCAGAGGTGATAAGCGGTTATAGCAGGTTCTCTGAGGATGATTTGAGGGCGGTCAGGGAGGAGGAGGGCATCCCAGAGCTGGAGGATGAAGGGGATAGAGGAGAGGAAGAGAACAATGTGGTGGTGAGGGCTGAAGagaaaggaaatggagaaaatgagaaggagaGTGGAGTTGAAGTTGTGGGAACTGTGATTGATGCCAATGTAGGCCAGGAGGAGCAGAAGGGGCTTACAGTTATCGATACCCCGGCCCGGGGAAGGGAACTGTTGGATGCATTGAAGGATATTGAGGACCATTTCATTAGGGCTTATGATTCTGGTAAGGATGTCTCCAGGATGCTAGAGGCCAGTAGAGTTCATATGCTCTCTGGTTTAGAGGAAATAAAAG GGAACTCGACAAAACTCATCCAAGCTATCACATGGCACCGTAGCTCATCACGGTCTTCATCCTGTAAGAGTCTTGTGGCATCCAGCTCCAAGAGCTCTTCAACATGGACAGAATATAAGAATGATCTTTTCGATGATTGTGGAGGAATGAACTCAGGAAGCCATTCATTAACACTGGGAAGGCTGTATGCTTGGGAAAAGAAGCTCTATGATGAGGTTAAG GCTGGAGACAGTACTCGGAAAATCTACGAGAGGAAGTGTTCACAACTGAGAAACAAGGATGTGAGAGGAGATGATGAACTTTCTGTGGACAAAACCAGAGCTGCAGTGAAGGATTTATATGCTAGAATCTTGGTTGCAATAAGGAGTGCTGAGTCGATCTCGAAAAGAATTCAGAAACTGAGGGATGAAGAACTGCAGCCCCAGATAATGGAGCTGTTAAAAGG CCTAATGCAAACCTGGAAGATAATGTTGGAATCCCATCAAACCCAGAACCAGATTCTGTTTGAAGTGAAGTCTTTTACCTGCCCATCGTATGGGAAATTCTGCAATGAGTCTCACCGGCTTGCAACTCTTCAGTTGGAGGCTGAGCTTCTGAATTGGCGTGCATGCTTCGGGGAGTATATTATGGCACAAAAAGCGTATATTGAAGCTCTCCATGGATGGCTCTCCAAGTTTGTAGTCCCTGAGGTTGAATTCTGCTCACGAGGCAGACGCTCAGCTCCGCCATGCCAAGCCAATGGGCCACCGCTGCTCATAACCTGCCATGATTGGCTATCTTCCTTACAGAAGTTGCCAGACGAGACTGTTTCCCGAGCCATGAAAAGCTTTGGGAAGGATATAAAAGCTTTGTGGGCTCATCAAGGGGAGGAACAGCAACAGAAGAGGAAGGTGGATGGTCTTGCAAAAGAGCTTGACAGGAGGATTCTAGCCTTCCAGAAGGCAGAGAACAGAGTCCTCGAGTTCAAGCTTTCAGAACAGAAACCTGAGCCAGACGGGCAGCATCAAGATGAGCACTTGACAGAGAAGAGGGATCTCCTGGACATGTTCAGAAGGAAGCTGGAtgtagagaaggaaaaacaccaTAATTGCATGCAAGAAACACAAAGAGTCACATTGAATGGGATTCAGACTGGGTTTTCTTCGGTTTTCGAGTCCTTGACAGAGTTCTGCAAGGCTTCTCTGAAAATGTACAATGACCTTGTGAACTACAGTGAGAATGCTGAAAAAGCTGGGAACCCATCATATATAGAGGGAGGATCCCAGGTTGAAGAAGAGGATGGAAGCAGGTAA
- the LOC117908974 gene encoding uncharacterized protein LOC117908974 isoform X2 has product MLIPDDAGIHGFWYPYRNIFSLVDELDIKPFTNWTSSAHYSGEGMEVEFPIFQDLTQLPTPLGTLFYTQFVRLPLLDRLSSLPLMAAVVDFDNTDTAWRKYDSITARELFRQFGFSQRLYQDVFDPLLQVGLYAPAEQCSAAATLGILYYIVLAHQKDFDFVWCRGTVRDKIFKPWMDYMRANGCEFIESRRVTDFLFNEETGCISEVVCGREKYTADAVVLAVGISTLQDIIKNSAALSTREEFLKVLNLAGIDVLTVKLRFDRKVNIPKAVNTCSGFDDSCGWTYFDLNAIHDEYKDDPVTVLQANFYHANELLLLKDELIAAKVMHQLAKYIKDLENASVVGQEIERFPKSLTHFFPGSYKYMMRGSTSFPNLFMAGDWIVTRHGSWLQEKSYVTGLEAANRVVDYLEEGSFAKIIPVEEDEPHIQALRNLNRNLNDVKAQLPWSDYFLP; this is encoded by the exons ATGCTGATTCCTGATGATGCCGGTATTCATG GTTTCTGGTACCCCTATCGTAATATATTTAGCCTGGTTGATGAGCTGGATATCAAGCCCTTCACAAACTGGACAAGTTCTGCCCACTATTCAGGAGAGGGAATGGAG GTTGAATTTCCAATATTCCAAGATCTAACTCAACTACCGACTCCATTAGGAACGTTATTCTACACCCAA TTTGTCCGGCTTCCATTGCTGGATCGATTATCATCCCTTCCTCTAATGGCTGCAG TTGTTGACTTCGACAACACTGACACTGCTTGGAGGAAATATGATTCAA TTACTGCAAGGGAGCTTTTCAGACAGTTTGGCTTCTCACAGAGGCTCTATCAGGACGTTTTTGATCCATTACTTCAAGTAGGTCTCTATGCTCCAGCAGAGCAATGCAGTGCAGCTGCTACTCTGGGAATACTATACTATATTGTTCTTGCACACCAG AAAGATTTCGATTTTGTATGGTGTCGTGGAACAGTCAGAGACAAGATTTTCAAGCCATGGATGGACTACATGAGAGCTAATGGTTGTGAATTTATAGAGAGCAGAAGAGTGACAGATTTCTTATTTAATGAGGAAACAGGATGCATTTCAGAAGTAGTTTGTGGCAGAGAGAAGTACACAGCCGATGCAGTTGTATTAGCCGTTGGGATCTCTACACTTCAGGATATCATTAAGAACAG TGCAGCATTAAGTACAAGGGAGGAGTTTTTGAAAGTTCTAAACTTGGCTGGAATTGATGTTCTCACTGTTAAGCTCCGGTTTGATCGAAAG GTTAACATTCCAAAAGCAGTTAATACTTGCTCTGGTTTTGATGATTCATGTGGCTGGACTTACTTTGACCTGAATGCAATCCATGACGAGTATAAAGATGATCCAGTGACAGTCTTACAAGCTAATTTT TATCATGCAAATGAGTTGCTGCTGCTGAAAGATGAGCTCATAGCTGCAAAAGTGATGCATCAGCTTGCAAAGTACATCAAGGACTTGGAGAACGCTTCAGTTGTTGGTCAGGAGATTGAAAGATTTCCAAAGTCTTTGACTCACTTTTTTCCAG GTTCATACAAATACATGATGCGTGGATCGACGTCTTTTCCAAACTTGTTCATGGCGGGGGATTGGATCGTAACCCGACATGGTTCATGGCTTCAG GAGAAATCATATGTGACAGGACTTGAAGCAGCTAACAGGGTTGTGGACTACCTGGAGGAAGGGAGTTTTGCTAAGATAATACCGGTGGAAGAAGACGAACCCCACATTCAAGCTCTTCGAAACCTTAACAGAAACCTTAATGATGTAAAAGCTCAGCTGCCATGGTCTGATTATTTCCTCCCTTGA
- the LOC117911333 gene encoding probable protein phosphatase 2C 60 isoform X1 — protein MLSGLMNFLRACFRPGSDRYVHTGSDAGGRQDGLLWYKDSGQHSSGEFSMAVIQANNLLEDHSQIESGSLSSHESGPYGTFVGIYDGHGGPETARYINDHLFHHLKRFTSEQQSMSTDVIRKAFQATEEGFISLVARQWSIRPQLAAVGSCCLVGVICGGNLYIANLGDSRAVLGRLVKATGDVLAIQLSAEHNACIESVRQELHSLHPDDNQIVVLKHNVWRVRGLIQITRSIGDVYLKRAEFNREPLIAKFRLREPFRMPILSSDPAISVHPLQPHDQFVIFASDGLWEHLSNQEAVDIVQNHPRNGSAKRLVKAALQEAAKKREMRYSDLKKIDRGVRRHFHDDITVIVVFLDSNLVSRASSVKCSNISVRGGGINLPANTLAPFATPTEAGST, from the exons ATGTTATCAGGGTTGATGAACTTTTTGAGGGCCTGTTTTCGGCCAGGGTCGGATCGATATGTTCACACTGGTTCGGACGCTGGTGGTCGCCAGGATGGGCTCCTGTGGTACAAAGATTCTGGGCAGCACTCTAGTGGTGAATTCTCGATGGCTGTTATTCAGGCCAACAATTTACTTGAAGATCATAGCCAGATTGAGTCAGGCAGTTTGAGCTCACATGAGTCTGGCCCTTATGGTACCTTTGTTGGAATTTATGATGGGCATGGTGGACCCGAGACGGCCCGGTACATCAATGATCACCTCTTCCATCATCTCAAGA GGTTTACTTCAGAGCAGCAATCCATGTCAACGGATGTAATACGCAAGGCTTTTCAAGCAACAGAAGAGGGGTTTATCTCTCTTGTTGCTAGACAGTGGTCCATCAGACCACAGCTTGCAGCAGTCGGATCATGCTGCCTGGTTGGTGTTATTTGTGGTGGGAATCTTTACATCGCCAACCTTGGCGATTCCCGTGCGGTTTTGGGGAGACTTGTGAAGGCAACTGGGGATGTTCTAGCCATTCAGCTGTCAGCTGAGCACAATGCTTGTATAGAGTCTGTTAGACAGGAGCTGCATTCTCTGCATCCGGACGACAATCAAATTGTAGTTTTAAAGCATAATGTATGGCGTGTAAGGGGCCTTATACAG ATTACTAGGTCTATTGGTGATGTATATTTAAAAAGGGCTGAGTTCAACAGGGAGCCTTTAATTGCCAAGTTTCGCCTTCGTGAACCATTCAGAATGCCAATATTGAGCTCAGACCCAGCAATTTCAGTGCACCCACTCCAGCCACACGATCAGTTTGTTATATTTGCATCTGATGGGCTCTGGGAGCACCTTAGCAATCAGGAGGCAGTAGATATTGTTCAAAATCACCCTCGCAAT GGAAGTGCAAAGAGGCTGGTGAAAGCTGCTTTACAAGAAGCagcaaaaaagagagaaatgagGTATTCAGACCTGAAGAAGATTGACCGAGGGGTTCGTCGGCATTTCCATGATGACATCACAGTGATTGTTGTGTTTCTTGACTCAAATCTCGTGAGCAGGGCTAGCTCAGTCAAATGCTCTAATATCTCTGTGAGAGGAGGTGGGATCAACCTGCCTGCCAATACTCTTGCCCCTTTCGCTACCCCCACTGAAGCTGGCTCTACCTGA
- the LOC117908974 gene encoding uncharacterized protein LOC117908974 isoform X1: protein MLGCWRVTPCLSSEYTSGFCCRANDLQTHVNGVENKKKKKVVVVGSGWAGLGAAHHLCKQGFEVTVLEGGNDPESRKMLIPDDAGIHGFWYPYRNIFSLVDELDIKPFTNWTSSAHYSGEGMEVEFPIFQDLTQLPTPLGTLFYTQFVRLPLLDRLSSLPLMAAVVDFDNTDTAWRKYDSITARELFRQFGFSQRLYQDVFDPLLQVGLYAPAEQCSAAATLGILYYIVLAHQKDFDFVWCRGTVRDKIFKPWMDYMRANGCEFIESRRVTDFLFNEETGCISEVVCGREKYTADAVVLAVGISTLQDIIKNSAALSTREEFLKVLNLAGIDVLTVKLRFDRKVNIPKAVNTCSGFDDSCGWTYFDLNAIHDEYKDDPVTVLQANFYHANELLLLKDELIAAKVMHQLAKYIKDLENASVVGQEIERFPKSLTHFFPGSYKYMMRGSTSFPNLFMAGDWIVTRHGSWLQEKSYVTGLEAANRVVDYLEEGSFAKIIPVEEDEPHIQALRNLNRNLNDVKAQLPWSDYFLP from the exons ATGTTGGGCTGTTGGAGGGTAACGCCTTGCCTCTCCAGTGAGTACACAAGTGGGTTTTGCTGCAGGGCAAATGATCTGCAGACCCATGTCAATGGAGTcgagaacaagaagaagaagaaggtggtTGTAGTTGGGTCTGGCTGGGCTGGACTTGGTGCTGCTCATCACCTCTGTAAGCAG GGCTTTGAAGTCACAGTCCTTGAAGGTGGCAATGATCCTGAATCCAGGAAAATGCTGATTCCTGATGATGCCGGTATTCATG GTTTCTGGTACCCCTATCGTAATATATTTAGCCTGGTTGATGAGCTGGATATCAAGCCCTTCACAAACTGGACAAGTTCTGCCCACTATTCAGGAGAGGGAATGGAG GTTGAATTTCCAATATTCCAAGATCTAACTCAACTACCGACTCCATTAGGAACGTTATTCTACACCCAA TTTGTCCGGCTTCCATTGCTGGATCGATTATCATCCCTTCCTCTAATGGCTGCAG TTGTTGACTTCGACAACACTGACACTGCTTGGAGGAAATATGATTCAA TTACTGCAAGGGAGCTTTTCAGACAGTTTGGCTTCTCACAGAGGCTCTATCAGGACGTTTTTGATCCATTACTTCAAGTAGGTCTCTATGCTCCAGCAGAGCAATGCAGTGCAGCTGCTACTCTGGGAATACTATACTATATTGTTCTTGCACACCAG AAAGATTTCGATTTTGTATGGTGTCGTGGAACAGTCAGAGACAAGATTTTCAAGCCATGGATGGACTACATGAGAGCTAATGGTTGTGAATTTATAGAGAGCAGAAGAGTGACAGATTTCTTATTTAATGAGGAAACAGGATGCATTTCAGAAGTAGTTTGTGGCAGAGAGAAGTACACAGCCGATGCAGTTGTATTAGCCGTTGGGATCTCTACACTTCAGGATATCATTAAGAACAG TGCAGCATTAAGTACAAGGGAGGAGTTTTTGAAAGTTCTAAACTTGGCTGGAATTGATGTTCTCACTGTTAAGCTCCGGTTTGATCGAAAG GTTAACATTCCAAAAGCAGTTAATACTTGCTCTGGTTTTGATGATTCATGTGGCTGGACTTACTTTGACCTGAATGCAATCCATGACGAGTATAAAGATGATCCAGTGACAGTCTTACAAGCTAATTTT TATCATGCAAATGAGTTGCTGCTGCTGAAAGATGAGCTCATAGCTGCAAAAGTGATGCATCAGCTTGCAAAGTACATCAAGGACTTGGAGAACGCTTCAGTTGTTGGTCAGGAGATTGAAAGATTTCCAAAGTCTTTGACTCACTTTTTTCCAG GTTCATACAAATACATGATGCGTGGATCGACGTCTTTTCCAAACTTGTTCATGGCGGGGGATTGGATCGTAACCCGACATGGTTCATGGCTTCAG GAGAAATCATATGTGACAGGACTTGAAGCAGCTAACAGGGTTGTGGACTACCTGGAGGAAGGGAGTTTTGCTAAGATAATACCGGTGGAAGAAGACGAACCCCACATTCAAGCTCTTCGAAACCTTAACAGAAACCTTAATGATGTAAAAGCTCAGCTGCCATGGTCTGATTATTTCCTCCCTTGA
- the LOC117911433 gene encoding protein CHAPERONE-LIKE PROTEIN OF POR1, chloroplastic encodes MAATLFLRPNRAVASAAAGSSRPRPPARRSGSAHVATLIRTRRFGWGLSSPSRRALFRTRAGSRADDSAPFEMSVESALKLLGVSEGASFDDILRAKNSIVKACKDDQEAIAQVEAAYDMLLMQSLTQRRAGKVVNSGIRYADVKPVNASGLGSMPQWLQTTVKSSPVSVETPSAGNLGIQAGVYGALMGLTYINGASTSSVGPYAGADVPGLILATSFGASLYFMTKKNVKLGKATVITLGGLVAGAVVGSAVESWLQVDIVPFLGIHAPAVVVSEFILFSQFLVSLYLR; translated from the exons ATGGCTGCCACTCTCTTCCTTCGGCCCAACCGCGCCGTCGCCTCCGCCGCCGCCGGTTCTTCACGTCCCCGACCTCCGGCTCGGAGGTCCGGCTCGGCCCATGTGGCAACACTCATCAGGACCCGCCGGTTCGGATGGGGCTTGAGCAGCCCCTCCCGGCGAGCATTATTCAGGACCCGCGCAGGCTCCAGAGCGGACGACTCGGCTCCGTTCGAGATGTCGGTGGAGAGCGCTTTGAAGCTGCTTGGGGTATCCGAGGGGGCTTCTTTCGATGATATACTGCGGGCGAAGAATTCGATTGTCAAAGCTTGCAAGGATGACCAGGAGGCGATTGCACAG GTAGAAGCTGCATATGACATGTTGCTTATGCAGAGCTTAACACAGCGACGAGCTGGAAAAGTAGTGAACAGTGGCATCCGTTATGCTGATGTCAAACCTGTAAATGCTTCTGGGTTGGGATCAATGCCTCAGTGGTTGCAGACTACGGTTAAGAGTTCACCTGTTTCTGTTGAAACACCATCTGCTGGCAACTTGGGCATACAAGCAGGTGTTTATGGAGCTTTAATGGGATTAACTTACATCAATGGAGCTTCCACGTCTTCTGTAGGGCCATATGCTGGAGCTGATGTTCCTGGATTGATCTTGGCAACTAGTTTTGGAGCATCTTTATACTTCATGACCAAAAAGAATGTTAAACTGG GGAAGGCAACTGTTATAACTCTAGGGGGTCTTGTTGCTGGTGCTGTGGTGGGATCAGCAGTTGAGAGCTGGTTGCAGGTTGACATTGTTCCATTTCTTGGCATACACGCCCCTGCTGTAGTAGTAAGCGAATTCATTCTGTTCTCTCAGTTCTTGGTCTCCCTCTACCTAAGATAG